A window of Geothrix edaphica genomic DNA:
CGGAGAGCATCCGGGCCTTCCCGGACCAGCGGGCCCTGGCCGCCGAGCTGGAGGCCGCAGGCTTCCGGCAGGTGGGCTGGACGAACCTCACGGGCGGCATCGTCGCCCTGCACACGGGGATCCGATAGAGGGTCAGCCGATGGGGTACCGCCCCTGCTCCATGAGGGCCTGGGCGATGCGGTTCCGCAAGGCCGACAGGGGCGCCGGCGCCGGGGCGCGCATGGCGAGCAGCTCCGCCATGAGCGCATCCAGTTCCTCGCCGGAGGCCAGCTCGCCGGCCAGCATGCGGGCTTCAGACTGCACGCGGTTCCAGGCCTCCTGCGCATAGACCTCGGCCAGATCCCGGGCCAGGGCCGCCCAGCGGTGGCCGGCGGCCGCCATCTTCCCGGCGCGGACCACGGCCGATTCCATGGCGTAGAGCTCCAGCAGCAGGTTGCTGATGTGGGCTGCGGCCTCCTGGTTGTCGAGGATCTTCGGGCCGTGCTCCGCCTGGGCCCGGGCGATCACTTTGAGGGCGCGGGCCTTGGCCAGGGCCACGGTGGCCTGGAGGGCGTCCTCAGGCAGGGCGGGGGGCGTCCCGGCGGCCTCGGCCAGGGGCAGGCCGTCCGTGCCGCCGCAGCGCTTGAGGAAGGTGCCCGCGATGAGCAGGCGGTTGATCTCGTTGGTGCCCTCGAAGATGCGGTTGATGCGGCAGTCGCGGTAGATCTTCTCGGCGGGGTACTCGGTGCTGAAGCCGGCTCCGCCGAAGGTCTGCACGGAGTCGTCGGCCGTGGCGAAGAGGGCCTCGCTGCCCCACACCTTGGACATGGAGGCCTCCACCGCGTACTCGTCGATGGCCTTCATCTTGTCGGCGCCGCCGGTCTCGCTCTCCCAGCTGGTGTGGGCCAGGGCGTCGTCCAGGTAGCCGATGGTGCGGAAGCTCATGCTCTCGCCCACGAAGATCCGAACGGCCATGTTCGCCAGCTTCTGCTGGATGAGGCCGAAGGCCGTGAGGGGCTTGCCGAACTGGGTGCGCTCGCCGGCATATTTCAGGGTGTATTCCAGCACCCGCTTGCCGGCCCCGACGGAGCTGGCGCCCAGCTTGAAGCGGCCCACGTTCAGGATGCCCAGGGCGATGCGGGCGCCCTTGCCCTTGCCGCCCAGCAGCCGGTCCTCGGGGATGCGGCAGTTGTCGAGGATCACGGTGCGGGTGGAACTGCCCTTGATGCCCAGCTTCTTTTCCTCGGCCCCGGTGCTGATGCCGGGGTCGGTCTTCTCGACGATGAAGGCACTGAGGTGGCTGCCGTTGATCTTGGCGAAGATCACGAAGACATCGGCGAAGCCCGCGTTGGTGATCCAGGCCTTGGTGCCGTTCAGCACCCAGTGGCCGTCCTGCAGCACGGCGGTGGTCTTGGCCCCCAGGGCGTCGGAACCGCTGCCGGCTTCGGTCAGGGCGTAGGCCGCGCACCACTCGCCGCTGGCCAACCTGGGCAGGTACTTGGCCTTCTGCTCGTGGCTCCCGAAGTAGACGATGGGCATGGTGCCGATGCTGGTGTGCGCGGTGTAGCTGGTGGAGAAGCTGGCATGCCGGGCCATCTCCTCCAGCACCAGCAGGGCGGTCTTCTTGTCCAGGTCCAGGCCGCCGTAGGCCTCGGGCACCTCCATGCCCAGGATGCCCAGGTCCCCGGCCTTGGCCAGCAGGTCGCGGGTGAGCTCCAGGTCGAGGCGGTCGATCTCCTCGTCCCGGGGCATGATCTCGCCGTTCATGAAGTCGCGGGCGGCTTCGGCGATGGCCCGGGCCTCCTCGCTGCTCTCCTCGGGGGTGAACTGGGGCAGGGTGCCCGCGGGGTGGAACATGAAACTGCCGCCGCGCACGGCAAGGCTGCTGGTCTCGGCCATAGAGGACCTCCCGACCTCCTGATCATCTACCCGGAGTCAGGCCCCCTCCAGCGGGGAGTGGGGGATCTGGGTCACAAGTTGGGTGCCCTCAGAGCAGCCGCTTCTGCCCCTTGGGGTGGCTCAGGACCACCTCCTTCACCCGATGGATCCAGCCCGGGCGGTTTCCGGGCTCTAGGCGCTCGAAGGGGATGGACCGCTCCTCCAGGAGCTTGTCCACCAGCTGGTCGATGGATTCGGCGAAGAAGGTGTCCGTGTCCCGCACGCCGTCCGCCGCCAGATGGCCAGTGAAGGGCACCTTGAAGAGCAGGTCGTAGCTCTTCATCCAGTGGTGCATGAACCGCTCGATGGGCAGCTGGCGGCCGAAGGCCAGCATCATGTAGGCGTAGTTGTCCAGCACGCTGCGGTCGCAGACCACCGCGTCGTGCTGGCTGCCGGAGCGGATCTCCTCAGCCATTTGCGTCAGGAAGATCCAGGTCTGGGCCTCCAGCGAGGTCTTCTGGTTGATGGGCAGGGGGGAGAGCCGCGCGACCTCCTTCACGATGTCCACGTGGACCCCCTCCCGCTTGAGGGCCGCGGCCAGCTCGTAGCAGAGCGTGGTCTTGCCCACGCCGTGGGTGCCGATGAAAGCGATCTTCATGCGTCCAGTATCTCCGGGGACGATGCGCTGGGGATGTGCCCTCCATCACCTTGGAGGGTCAGCCGCCCTGGTCCCGCCGGGCCCTTATTTCCTCCCGGAACCTCTGGGCGCAGTCGGGGCAGACACCGTGGGTGAAGGTGGCCTCCGTGTGCTCGGACAGGTAGGTCTCGATCTGGCTCCAGTAGCCGTGGTCGTCGCGCACCTTCTTGCAGCTGCTGCAGATGGGGAGCATGCCGCTGAGCTGCTTCACATCGGCCAGGGCCTGGGTCAGGCTCTGGATCAGCCGCTCCCGCTCCACTTCCAGCCGCTTGCGCGCGGTGATGTCCCGGGTGACCCCCTGGAAGCCGAGTAGGCGGCCATCCTCGCCCCACACCAGCCGCCACTGGGCCTCAATCTGGAGCTCCCGGCCATCCTTGTCCTTCACGGTGGCCTGGAGCAGGTCGCCCTCGAAGGGCTGGGAGCCGGGAGGGAGCTGGCGGGCCTTCTCCATGCGCTCCCGGAACATTTCATTGCCCTTCCTGGAGAGGGCCCGATCCTCCGGGCTCAAGGCCATGAACTCCTCGGGGGTCCAGCCGCGCTGGCGGAGGATGGAGGGGCTGATGTAGGTGAGCCGGCCATCGGGATCCATGGACCAGATGACGTCCGTGGCGTTCTCCGCCAGCAGGCGGTACCTCGCCTCCTGGGCGGCCAGGCGCTCCTGATCCGCCATCTGGCGGATCCACGAGGCCCGGGCCTGCCAGCCCAGGGCCAGGGTCAGCGCGGCGAGCCCCAGCACCGCCGCGATGGCGAAGGCGACCTGATGGCGCCAGGCCTGGAGGTACTCCCGCTGGGCCAGGCCCACCAGGATGTAGAACGGGGGGTGATCGGTCTTCCGCAGGCTGTAGGTGCGCCGGAGACCGTCGACGACCGAAGTCTCCGTGAACTGCACTGAGGCGCGGTTGGACCGGACCGCCTCCAGGTAGGCGCCGGCGACGCGGGTGTCGCCGGTCAGCCGCTGGCGGCCCACGAAGTCGGGGTAGCGGACGAGCAGGCTCAGGTCCGTGCCCCGCAGGGACACGGAGCCCCAGCGGCCCACGTCCACCTGGGACATGGTCCGGGCCAGCTGTTCGGTGGGAAGGAGGGCGAAGACCGCGCCGGCGAACCCGCCTCCGGTGCGTTCCAGCCTGCGGGCCAGGATGAGATGCCAGGTTCCGTCCGGGCTCCGGACGGGCCTGGAGATGAGCAGATCCGGCGCAGGGTTGGCTTGCAGCTGGTGGAAGAAACCCTGATCGGCCACGCTCGGGTCGGTGGGGGCCGGGGCGGCGTGGAGGATTCTTCCCGAGGCATCGGCGACCTGGAGGGAGGCCAGGATCTCGGCCCGCTGGAACTGCAGCCGGACGAGGTTGCCGAGGCGGCCCTGGGAGTCGTGGCCGGCTTCATCCTGGATCGACTGGATGGTCAGATCGATCCTCTGGATCGTGTCCTCCACGCTGCCTTCCAGCACCTGGGCCAGATTCTGGGTGGCCGATTCAGCCCGCTCCACATAGTGGCGGCGGCTGAGGGCCAGGACCCAGATGGCGGCGACCACCAACACCAGGTTGAACAGGACCAGCAGCGCCCCCATCGCCTTGATGAAGGTAGACGGCGTGGCGCGCAGGAATCGGCGGGCGTCGTTCATGGCGGCGTCAGAGGAGGCTCTTCCCGTCCATGGCCTCGGGCTGGGGCAGGCCGAGCAGCTTCAGGAGGGTGGGCGCCACGTCGCTGAGGGCGCCGCCGCCGCGGAGCTGATGGGCCTCGAAGCCCCGGGCCACGAGGACCGCGGGTACGGGATTCAGGGTGTGCGAGGTGTGGGGGTTGCCCCCCTCGTCCCGCATGCACTCGCAGTTGCCGTGGTCCGCGGTGATGAAGAGGGCGCCGCCCATGGCCAGGGTGGCGTCGGCGATGCGGCCCACGGCGGCATCGATGGCCTCGCAGGCGGTGATGGCGGCGCCCAGGTCGCCGGTGTGGCCGATCATGTCGGGGTTGGCCAGGTTGCAGACCAGCAGGCGGTAGCGATCCGAGCGGATGGCGTCCTCCAGGCCCGCGCTCACGTCGGGCAGGCTCATCTCCGGCTGCAGGTCGTAGGTGGCCACCTTGGGGGAGGGCACCAGGCGGCGCTCCTCGCCCTCGAAGGGCGCCTCCCGCCCGCCGTTGAAGAAGTAGGTGACGTGGGCGTACTTCTCCGTCTCGGCCGTGCGGAACTGCCGCCAGCCCTGCGCGCTGATGAGCTCGCCCAGGATGTGGTCGAGGCTCTGGGGTGGATAGGCCACGGACACGAAGGGATCCAACTCCGCGTCGTAGGCCGTGAACGTGAGGAGTTTTACAGCGGGACGCTTTTTCTGGGTGAATCCGGCGAAAGCCGGATTCACCAGGGCGTGGCACATCTGGCGGGCCCGGTCCGCCCGGAAGTTGAACCACAGCACGCCGTCGCCATCCGCGATGGGGTGGAAGGCGTCGAGCCTGGTCGGGGCCACGAACTCGTCCGTCTCGCCCCGGGCATAGGCGGCGGCGATGGCCGCCAGGGCGTCCGCGGCCTGCTGCGGGGCGTCACCGTCCACGTAGAGCTTCCAGGCCTGCTCGGTGCGCTCCCAGCGCTTGTCCCGGTCCATGGCTGTGTAGCGCCCGCAGACCGAGCCGATGGTCACCAGAGGGGTGTTCCGCAGCTGGAAGGTGTGCCACTGGAGGTAGCCGTCGGCGCTCTTCTGGCCCGTGTCGCGGCCGTCCGTGATGGCGTGGATGGTGGTGGGCACGCCCTCGGCCTGGGCCCACTGGGCCAGGGCCGCGAGGTGGCTCTGGTGGCTGTGGACGCCGCCGTCGCTCACCAGCCCCATCAGGTGCAGGCGCTTGCCCGAGGCCTTGAGTTCCGCCAGCAGGGCACCCATGGCGGCGTTCTCGCGGAAGGTGCCGCGCCGGATGGCGGCGTCGATGCGGGTGAGCTCCTGCCAGACC
This region includes:
- a CDS encoding acyl-CoA dehydrogenase family protein → MAETSSLAVRGGSFMFHPAGTLPQFTPEESSEEARAIAEAARDFMNGEIMPRDEEIDRLDLELTRDLLAKAGDLGILGMEVPEAYGGLDLDKKTALLVLEEMARHASFSTSYTAHTSIGTMPIVYFGSHEQKAKYLPRLASGEWCAAYALTEAGSGSDALGAKTTAVLQDGHWVLNGTKAWITNAGFADVFVIFAKINGSHLSAFIVEKTDPGISTGAEEKKLGIKGSSTRTVILDNCRIPEDRLLGGKGKGARIALGILNVGRFKLGASSVGAGKRVLEYTLKYAGERTQFGKPLTAFGLIQQKLANMAVRIFVGESMSFRTIGYLDDALAHTSWESETGGADKMKAIDEYAVEASMSKVWGSEALFATADDSVQTFGGAGFSTEYPAEKIYRDCRINRIFEGTNEINRLLIAGTFLKRCGGTDGLPLAEAAGTPPALPEDALQATVALAKARALKVIARAQAEHGPKILDNQEAAAHISNLLLELYAMESAVVRAGKMAAAGHRWAALARDLAEVYAQEAWNRVQSEARMLAGELASGEELDALMAELLAMRAPAPAPLSALRNRIAQALMEQGRYPIG
- a CDS encoding ATP-binding protein, whose protein sequence is MKIAFIGTHGVGKTTLCYELAAALKREGVHVDIVKEVARLSPLPINQKTSLEAQTWIFLTQMAEEIRSGSQHDAVVCDRSVLDNYAYMMLAFGRQLPIERFMHHWMKSYDLLFKVPFTGHLAADGVRDTDTFFAESIDQLVDKLLEERSIPFERLEPGNRPGWIHRVKEVVLSHPKGQKRLL
- a CDS encoding PAS domain S-box protein yields the protein MNDARRFLRATPSTFIKAMGALLVLFNLVLVVAAIWVLALSRRHYVERAESATQNLAQVLEGSVEDTIQRIDLTIQSIQDEAGHDSQGRLGNLVRLQFQRAEILASLQVADASGRILHAAPAPTDPSVADQGFFHQLQANPAPDLLISRPVRSPDGTWHLILARRLERTGGGFAGAVFALLPTEQLARTMSQVDVGRWGSVSLRGTDLSLLVRYPDFVGRQRLTGDTRVAGAYLEAVRSNRASVQFTETSVVDGLRRTYSLRKTDHPPFYILVGLAQREYLQAWRHQVAFAIAAVLGLAALTLALGWQARASWIRQMADQERLAAQEARYRLLAENATDVIWSMDPDGRLTYISPSILRQRGWTPEEFMALSPEDRALSRKGNEMFRERMEKARQLPPGSQPFEGDLLQATVKDKDGRELQIEAQWRLVWGEDGRLLGFQGVTRDITARKRLEVERERLIQSLTQALADVKQLSGMLPICSSCKKVRDDHGYWSQIETYLSEHTEATFTHGVCPDCAQRFREEIRARRDQGG
- the gpmI gene encoding 2,3-bisphosphoglycerate-independent phosphoglycerate mutase, with translation MTPATIPGPITLLILDGFGDGPRNAFDATFMAAMPRFNALRKTYAATQLLTSGEAVGLPEGQFGNSEVGHMNLGAGRVVWQELTRIDAAIRRGTFRENAAMGALLAELKASGKRLHLMGLVSDGGVHSHQSHLAALAQWAQAEGVPTTIHAITDGRDTGQKSADGYLQWHTFQLRNTPLVTIGSVCGRYTAMDRDKRWERTEQAWKLYVDGDAPQQAADALAAIAAAYARGETDEFVAPTRLDAFHPIADGDGVLWFNFRADRARQMCHALVNPAFAGFTQKKRPAVKLLTFTAYDAELDPFVSVAYPPQSLDHILGELISAQGWRQFRTAETEKYAHVTYFFNGGREAPFEGEERRLVPSPKVATYDLQPEMSLPDVSAGLEDAIRSDRYRLLVCNLANPDMIGHTGDLGAAITACEAIDAAVGRIADATLAMGGALFITADHGNCECMRDEGGNPHTSHTLNPVPAVLVARGFEAHQLRGGGALSDVAPTLLKLLGLPQPEAMDGKSLL